GGATGAGTTGGTTGAGAGTAAGGACGCCGTGATCCAAATTTTGAAGCTGGCTCGGCGTCTCCATGAGACAGAATTCCTCAACATGGCTACGGCTTTGCTCGAACAGGGGACAGATGTGCTGGAAATCGTCGTCAATCAAGCGGGTAAGCCGCAATATGCAAAGGGCCTCAAAAATATGATGGGACTTGTGCAGATGCTTGGCGTCCTCGATGTCTCGTCCTTGTCTGGGGTCGTCCAAGCGTTAACCAATACCACGGAACGCGCGGAGAACGGTGATATCGAACCGGTACGAGGGCCGATCAAGCTCCTGGGCGCGATGCGTGACCCGGATGTCGGCCTCGCCCTTGGTTTCGCGTTTGACTTTTTGCGCTCGCTTGGGGCACAACTCCGTGTGCAGGGCCACGCAGTGCAAAATTCGCCGTCCGCGGCGGATGAGGGAGGACATCATTGATGGAACAAGGCAATGGGCGCATGGGCGGCGCGGTCCGACCACGCTTGAGAATTACGATTTTCTCGAGAAAATTACGCATTTCGATCGCGAGCGCATCCCGGAACGCGTCGTCCATGCCAGAGGGGCCGGTGCCCATGGCTACTTTGAGACATACGGCAAGGTTGGGGATGAGCCGGTCTCGAAGTACACACGGGCTAAGCTGTTTCAGACACCAGGTGCGCGTACGCCAGTCTTTGTGCGCTTCTCATCGGTCATTCATGGCACGCACTCGCCAGAGACCTTGCGCGACCCGCGCGGCTTCGCCGTCAAGTTCTACACGGAGGACGGCAATTGGGATTTGGTCGGCAACAATCTGAAAGTGTTCTTCATTCGTGACGCGATGAAGTTTCCGGATATGGTGCATGCGTTCAAGCCGGATCCTGTGACGAACATCCAGGATGAGGAGCGATTTTTCGACTTTGTCGCCAACTCGCCAGAGGCCACGCACATGGTGACTTTCTTGTATTCGCCGTGGGGTATTCCTGCCAATTACCGACAGATGCAAGGCTCGGGTGTCAATACGTATAAATGGGTCAACGCCGACGGTGTCGCGGTGCTTGTCAAGTATCACTGGCAGCCTTTGTCGCAGGGCATTCGCAATCTGACACAGCAGGAAGCCACCGAGATTCAGGCGACAAACTTCAATCACGCGACCCAGGATTTGTACGAGGCGATTGAACGTGGAGATTATCCAGAGTGGGAGCTTTGCGTGCAAATCATGAGCGACGATGAACATCCGGAACTCGATTTTGATCCGCTCGATCCGACGAAAATCTGGCCGGAAGAACAGTTCCCGTTTCTCCCTGTGGGCAAAATGGTCCTGAATAAGAATCCGGAAAATTACTTTGCCGAGGTCGAACAGGTGGCGTTTGGCACAGGCGTGCTGGTGGATGGCCTCG
Above is a genomic segment from Alicyclobacillus acidoterrestris containing:
- a CDS encoding DUF1641 domain-containing protein; protein product: MAQAIRRVAQHEVTPEQVFYEAQMSIEDELVESKDAVIQILKLARRLHETEFLNMATALLEQGTDVLEIVVNQAGKPQYAKGLKNMMGLVQMLGVLDVSSLSGVVQALTNTTERAENGDIEPVRGPIKLLGAMRDPDVGLALGFAFDFLRSLGAQLRVQGHAVQNSPSAADEGGHH